The following proteins are encoded in a genomic region of Actinomadura sp. NAK00032:
- the acnA gene encoding aconitate hydratase AcnA: protein MSANSFGSLDKLQVGDKSYDIYRLDAVEGAARLPYSLKVLLENLLRTEDGANVTAEHIRALAQWDSQAQPSKEIQFTPARVIMQDFTGVPCVVDLATMREAVRDLGGDPTKINPLAPAEMVIDHSVIVDYFGTPQAFERNVEREYERNKERYQFLRWGQTAFDEFKVVPPGTGIVHQVNIEHLARVVFDRNGTAYPDTCVGTDSHTTMENGIGVLGWGVGGIEAEAAMLGQPISMLIPRVVGFKLTGELPAGTTATDLVLTITEMLREHGVVGKFVEFYGEGVHALPLANRATIGNMSPEFGSTCAIFPIDDETLKYLRLTGRDEEQIALVEAYAKAQGLWLDPSVEPDFSEYMELDLGTVVPSLAGPKRPQDRIALSNAKATWRRDVQNYVESVLGALDEASNESFPASDTPAITQETAGDKPRHVDANGSGRPHKRVAVKLDDGTEFELDHGHVAVAAITSCTNTSNPYVMIGAALLAKNAVDKGLTRKPWVKTSLAPGSQVVTDYYERAGLTPYLDKIGFNLVGYGCTTCIGNTGPLQPEISKAVNDNDLAVTAVLSGNRNFEGRISPDVKMNYLASPPLVIAYALAGTMDIDILNDPIAEGTDGPVYLRDIWPAPEEVASIVESSIGQEMFTESYADVFKGDERWTGLDIPTGDLFEWEASSTYVRKAPYFDGMGAEPEPVTDIHGARVLAKLGDSVTTDHISPAGAIKVGTPAAQYLQDNGVEIKDFNSYGSRRGNHEVMIRGTFANIRLRNQLLDGVEGGYTRDFTRDGSPQAFIYDASRNYIEREIPLVVIAGKEYGSGSSRDWAAKGTALLGVRAVIAESYERIHRSNLIGLGVLPLQFKDGESAESLGLTGTETFDITGVTALNEGGVPEEVTVKADGKEFAATVRIDTPGEADYYRNGGILQYVLRNLIRK from the coding sequence GTGTCCGCGAACAGCTTCGGCAGCCTTGACAAGCTGCAGGTTGGCGACAAGTCGTACGACATCTATCGGCTGGACGCCGTCGAGGGCGCGGCCCGTCTCCCGTACAGCCTGAAGGTGCTGCTGGAGAACCTGCTGCGCACCGAGGACGGCGCGAACGTCACCGCCGAGCACATCCGCGCGCTCGCGCAGTGGGACTCCCAGGCCCAGCCGAGCAAGGAGATCCAGTTCACCCCCGCCCGGGTGATCATGCAGGACTTCACCGGCGTGCCCTGCGTCGTCGACCTCGCCACCATGCGCGAGGCCGTGCGCGACCTCGGCGGCGACCCCACGAAGATCAACCCGCTCGCGCCGGCCGAGATGGTGATCGACCACTCGGTGATCGTCGACTACTTCGGGACGCCGCAGGCGTTCGAGCGCAACGTGGAGCGCGAGTACGAGCGCAACAAGGAGCGCTACCAGTTCCTGCGCTGGGGGCAGACGGCGTTCGACGAGTTCAAGGTCGTCCCGCCGGGCACCGGCATCGTCCACCAGGTGAACATCGAGCACCTGGCGCGCGTGGTGTTCGACCGCAACGGCACCGCCTACCCCGACACCTGCGTCGGCACCGACTCGCACACCACGATGGAGAACGGCATCGGCGTGCTCGGCTGGGGCGTCGGCGGCATCGAGGCGGAGGCCGCGATGCTCGGCCAGCCGATCTCGATGCTCATCCCGCGCGTCGTCGGCTTCAAGCTGACCGGCGAGCTGCCCGCCGGGACGACCGCGACCGACCTCGTGCTGACCATCACCGAGATGCTCCGCGAGCACGGCGTCGTCGGCAAGTTCGTCGAGTTCTACGGCGAGGGCGTGCACGCGCTGCCGCTGGCCAACCGCGCCACGATCGGCAACATGAGCCCCGAGTTCGGCTCCACCTGCGCGATCTTCCCGATCGACGACGAGACGCTGAAGTACCTGCGGCTCACCGGCCGCGACGAGGAGCAGATCGCGCTCGTCGAGGCGTACGCCAAGGCGCAGGGCCTGTGGCTCGACCCGTCCGTGGAGCCCGACTTCTCCGAGTACATGGAGCTGGACCTCGGCACGGTCGTCCCGTCGCTGGCCGGCCCGAAGCGCCCGCAGGACCGCATCGCCCTCTCCAACGCCAAGGCGACCTGGCGCCGCGACGTGCAGAACTACGTCGAGAGCGTCCTCGGCGCGCTGGACGAGGCCTCCAACGAGAGCTTCCCGGCCTCCGACACCCCGGCGATCACGCAGGAGACCGCGGGCGACAAGCCCCGGCACGTCGACGCCAACGGGTCCGGCCGGCCGCACAAGCGCGTCGCGGTGAAGCTGGACGACGGCACCGAGTTCGAGCTCGACCACGGGCACGTGGCCGTCGCCGCCATCACCTCCTGCACCAACACCTCCAACCCGTACGTGATGATCGGCGCGGCGCTGCTGGCCAAGAACGCCGTCGACAAGGGCCTCACCCGCAAGCCCTGGGTGAAGACCTCGCTCGCGCCCGGCTCGCAGGTCGTCACCGACTACTACGAGCGCGCCGGCCTCACCCCGTACCTCGACAAGATCGGCTTCAACCTCGTCGGGTACGGCTGCACCACCTGCATCGGCAACACCGGCCCGCTGCAGCCGGAGATCTCCAAGGCCGTCAACGACAACGACCTGGCGGTCACCGCGGTGCTGTCCGGCAACCGCAACTTCGAGGGCCGCATCAGCCCCGACGTGAAGATGAACTACCTGGCGTCGCCGCCGCTGGTCATCGCCTACGCGCTGGCCGGGACGATGGACATCGACATCCTCAACGACCCGATCGCCGAGGGCACCGACGGCCCGGTGTACCTGCGCGACATCTGGCCCGCGCCCGAAGAGGTCGCCTCGATCGTCGAGTCGTCCATCGGGCAGGAGATGTTCACCGAGAGCTACGCCGACGTCTTCAAGGGCGACGAGCGCTGGACCGGCCTCGACATCCCGACCGGCGACCTGTTCGAGTGGGAGGCCTCGTCGACCTACGTCCGCAAGGCCCCCTACTTCGACGGCATGGGCGCCGAGCCGGAGCCGGTCACCGACATCCACGGCGCCCGCGTGCTGGCGAAGCTGGGCGACTCGGTCACCACCGACCACATCTCCCCGGCCGGGGCCATCAAGGTCGGCACCCCCGCCGCGCAGTACCTCCAGGACAACGGCGTCGAGATCAAGGACTTCAACTCCTACGGCTCGCGCCGCGGCAACCACGAGGTCATGATCCGCGGGACGTTCGCCAACATCCGGCTCCGCAACCAGCTGCTGGACGGCGTCGAGGGCGGCTACACCCGCGACTTCACCCGGGACGGCTCGCCGCAGGCGTTCATCTACGACGCCTCGCGCAACTACATCGAGCGCGAGATCCCGCTCGTGGTCATCGCGGGCAAGGAGTACGGCTCCGGCTCGTCGCGCGACTGGGCGGCCAAGGGCACCGCGCTGCTCGGCGTCCGCGCCGTCATCGCCGAGTCCTACGAGCGCATCCACCGCTCGAACCTGATCGGCCTCGGCGTCCTGCCGCTGCAGTTCAAGGACGGCGAGTCCGCCGAGTCGCTCGGGCTGACCGGCACCGAGACCTTCGACATCACCGGCGTCACCGCGCTCAACGAGGGCGGCGTCCCCGAGGAGGTCACGGTCAAGGCCGACGGCAAGGAGTTCGCCGCCACCGTCCGCATCGACACCCCCGGCGAGGCGGACTACTACCGCAACGGCGGCATCCTGCAGTACGTCCTGCGCAACCTCATCCGCAAGTAA
- a CDS encoding DUF1905 domain-containing protein has product MTTAQPKTMKLDTEFTARLQKSSAKGGWTYVIWPESAEFFQTRGLVKVKGTIDGQPFQGSFMALGDGNHKLAVKAEIRRALGKDVGDEVTVHLAERLG; this is encoded by the coding sequence ATGACCACTGCTCAGCCCAAGACCATGAAGCTCGACACGGAGTTCACGGCCCGCCTGCAGAAGAGTTCCGCCAAGGGCGGGTGGACGTACGTCATCTGGCCCGAGTCGGCGGAGTTCTTCCAGACACGCGGGCTCGTCAAGGTCAAGGGCACCATCGACGGGCAGCCGTTCCAGGGCTCGTTCATGGCGCTCGGTGACGGCAACCACAAGCTGGCCGTGAAGGCGGAGATCCGCCGGGCGCTCGGCAAGGACGTCGGTGACGAGGTCACCGTCCACCTCGCCGAGCGCCTCGGCTAG
- a CDS encoding carboxylesterase/lipase family protein has translation MRLIAIPLLASALALTGAVPAAAQQGGRDPSAVVRTDLGPVRGQLADGYRLFQGIPFAAPPTGSLRWRAPQPARPWQGVYDATAPRDQCAQLPAPYGGPTSYAEDCLYLNVTTPDSARRHRRGLPVMVWVHGGGNVTGAGSIYNAAKLATRGDVVVVTVNYRLGPFGWLAHQGLETGADRRYQAGNYGLLDQQAALRWVRRNAAAFGGDPRNVTLFGESAGAQDACANLASPTAAGLFHKVIAQSFTCTAPARTEASAEGEGAALAAAVGCDKGSPAADTACLRAVPVKTLLETFEAKGLNVGPVAGGDRVLPRQPEQAIAQGSFNRMPVMHGNTLDEMRLFVSLSFPQPITAAQYEDIIRSSYGAAADAVLARYPASAYSDPRLALAAVQTDSNEVLSPCAHQDAFRRLKRAGVPVYAYQFADRAAPPILDVPGFEEGAAHASELTYLFPGLLGDLNPEQTRLSDAMVGYWTSFARDGRPQARRTPHWPRFRSPDDVLSLAPGNGGIHPTDTAENGNCSFWSGLGS, from the coding sequence GTGAGGCTCATCGCCATCCCACTGCTCGCGTCCGCCCTCGCCCTGACCGGGGCGGTCCCGGCCGCGGCCCAGCAGGGCGGACGGGACCCGTCCGCCGTCGTCCGCACCGACCTCGGCCCGGTGCGGGGCCAGTTAGCGGACGGTTACCGGCTCTTCCAGGGCATCCCGTTCGCCGCGCCGCCGACCGGGAGCCTGCGCTGGAGGGCGCCGCAGCCGGCGCGCCCGTGGCAGGGCGTCTACGACGCGACCGCACCGCGCGACCAGTGCGCGCAACTCCCCGCGCCCTACGGCGGCCCGACGTCCTACGCCGAGGACTGCCTCTACCTGAACGTCACCACACCGGACAGTGCGCGCCGCCACCGGCGCGGCCTGCCCGTCATGGTGTGGGTGCACGGCGGCGGCAACGTGACCGGCGCCGGAAGCATCTACAACGCCGCCAAGCTCGCCACGCGCGGCGACGTCGTCGTGGTCACCGTCAACTACCGCCTCGGCCCGTTCGGCTGGCTCGCGCACCAGGGCCTGGAGACCGGCGCCGACCGCCGCTACCAGGCCGGCAACTACGGCCTGCTCGACCAGCAGGCGGCCCTGCGCTGGGTGCGGCGCAACGCCGCGGCCTTCGGCGGCGACCCCCGCAACGTGACGCTGTTCGGCGAGTCCGCCGGCGCCCAGGACGCCTGCGCCAACCTCGCCTCGCCCACCGCGGCGGGCCTGTTCCACAAGGTCATCGCGCAGAGCTTCACCTGCACGGCGCCGGCGCGCACCGAGGCGTCGGCCGAAGGCGAGGGAGCGGCGCTCGCGGCGGCCGTGGGCTGCGACAAGGGCTCGCCCGCCGCCGACACCGCGTGCCTGCGCGCGGTGCCCGTGAAGACGCTGCTGGAGACCTTCGAGGCCAAGGGCCTGAACGTGGGCCCCGTCGCGGGCGGCGACCGGGTCCTGCCGCGTCAGCCCGAGCAGGCGATCGCCCAGGGCAGCTTCAACCGGATGCCCGTGATGCACGGCAACACCCTGGACGAGATGCGCCTGTTCGTCTCGCTCTCCTTCCCGCAGCCCATCACCGCGGCCCAGTACGAGGACATCATCCGCTCCAGCTACGGCGCCGCCGCCGACGCGGTACTGGCGCGCTACCCGGCGTCGGCCTACTCCGACCCCAGGCTCGCACTGGCCGCTGTGCAGACGGACTCCAACGAAGTGCTCTCGCCCTGTGCGCACCAGGACGCGTTCCGGCGGCTCAAGCGGGCCGGCGTCCCCGTGTACGCGTACCAGTTCGCCGACCGCGCGGCTCCTCCGATCCTCGACGTGCCCGGCTTCGAGGAGGGCGCCGCGCACGCCAGTGAGCTGACGTACCTGTTCCCGGGCCTGCTCGGAGACCTGAACCCGGAACAGACCCGCCTCTCCGACGCCATGGTCGGCTACTGGACGTCCTTCGCCCGCGACGGCAGGCCGCAGGCGCGCCGCACCCCGCACTGGCCGCGCTTCCGCTCGCCGGACGACGTCCTGTCCCTCGCGCCCGGCAACGGCGGCATCCACCCGACCGACACCGCCGAGAACGGCAACTGCTCCTTCTGGAGCGGCCTCGGATCCTGA
- a CDS encoding MFS transporter yields MTTGDNAPLGRRLWTMLVLLGFVGQLAWTVENMYLNVFVYDTISGNPDVIAAMVAASAVAATAATLAIGALSDRLGRRRAFIAAGYVVWGLSTAAFGLVSVDTVAQVAPFADAVVVAVVTVVVLDCVMSFLGSGANDASFQAWVTDVTRTQNRGRVESVLAVMPLMSMLVVFGGFDWMTRDSQWSLFFLVIGVIIAVAGVLAWAFVRDRPVERQEGGYLGALVHGLRPSAMRANPGLYLALSAWCVWGISTQVFLPYLIIYLERYLDIDGYALVLAVVLTGASAVSVLAGRVIDRIGKARFLAPAVAVYAAGLLLMPLARGMVPVIGAGLVLMSGFMLVLAPVGALVRDYTPPGRAGHVQGLRMVFAILIPMIIGPSLGAAVIKGADERYEDLGVLKHVPTPAIFLAAAAVLVLIVPPVLALRRRDARTPDEEAVG; encoded by the coding sequence GTGACAACGGGTGACAACGCGCCGCTCGGGCGGCGGCTCTGGACCATGCTGGTCCTGCTCGGCTTCGTCGGGCAGCTCGCCTGGACCGTCGAGAACATGTACCTGAACGTGTTCGTCTACGACACGATCAGCGGGAACCCCGACGTGATCGCGGCGATGGTCGCGGCGAGCGCGGTGGCGGCGACCGCCGCGACGCTGGCGATCGGCGCGCTGTCGGACCGGCTGGGCCGCAGGCGCGCCTTCATCGCCGCCGGATACGTGGTGTGGGGGCTGTCCACGGCGGCGTTCGGGCTGGTCAGCGTGGACACGGTCGCGCAGGTCGCGCCGTTCGCGGACGCGGTCGTGGTCGCAGTGGTCACCGTCGTCGTCCTCGACTGCGTGATGTCGTTCCTCGGGTCGGGCGCCAACGACGCGAGCTTCCAGGCGTGGGTGACGGACGTGACCCGGACGCAGAACCGGGGACGCGTCGAGTCCGTCCTGGCCGTGATGCCGCTGATGTCGATGCTGGTGGTCTTCGGCGGGTTCGACTGGATGACGCGGGACAGCCAGTGGTCGCTGTTCTTCCTCGTCATCGGGGTGATCATCGCGGTGGCGGGGGTCCTGGCCTGGGCGTTCGTCCGGGACCGCCCGGTGGAGCGGCAGGAGGGCGGCTACCTCGGCGCGCTCGTGCACGGGCTGCGGCCGTCGGCGATGCGCGCGAACCCCGGGCTGTACCTGGCGCTGTCCGCCTGGTGCGTGTGGGGGATCTCCACGCAGGTCTTCCTGCCCTACCTGATCATCTATTTGGAGCGGTACCTGGACATCGACGGCTACGCGCTGGTGCTCGCCGTCGTGCTGACCGGCGCGTCGGCGGTCAGCGTGCTGGCCGGGCGGGTCATCGACCGGATCGGGAAGGCGCGGTTCCTCGCGCCCGCGGTCGCGGTGTACGCGGCGGGGCTGCTGCTGATGCCGCTCGCGCGCGGCATGGTCCCGGTGATCGGGGCGGGGCTGGTGCTGATGTCGGGGTTCATGCTGGTGCTGGCCCCGGTCGGCGCGCTCGTCCGGGACTACACGCCGCCGGGGCGGGCGGGGCACGTGCAGGGCCTGCGGATGGTGTTCGCCATCCTCATCCCTATGATCATCGGACCGTCCCTCGGCGCCGCCGTCATCAAGGGCGCGGACGAGCGCTACGAGGACCTGGGCGTGCTCAAGCACGTCCCGACGCCCGCCATCTTCCTGGCGGCCGCCGCGGTCCTGGTGCTGATCGTCCCGCCGGTGCTGGCGCTGCGCCGCCGGGACGCGCGGACGCCGGACGAGGAGGCCGTGGGATGA
- a CDS encoding glycoside hydrolase family 2 protein codes for MTLLTRWGTTLDPDAVLPEYPRPQLVRGSHLSLNGRWEYSFDDTAPEGPREYDGEIIVPFSPESPLSGVGRQLLPHETLWYRRDVRLPEGFHPEGHRVLLHFGAVDQTCRVTVNGREAGRHEGGYLPFSFDITDLLEDGAGSLVVEVEDPSDAGDRGWGKQSLKRGGIWYTAQSGIWQTVWIECVPEVHVEWLTLVPHLDDACVEVTVHASTRDAARIEIGAGGEVVARAEAPAGEPVRIDIPDVRPWSPEDPFLYDITVELGTDRVESYVGMRSFGVGPDEAGVPRLLLNGRPYFHAGVLDQGYWPDGMYTAPSDEALVHDIATMKRLGFTMLRKHIKVEPLRWYYHCDRLGMLVWQDMVNGGGPYRPEVVTAPAVLPLRLDDRRHKRFRRDDPGSRARFREETRDTIEHLRNVVSIAVWVPFNEGWGQFDAADIAAEVRALDPTRTIDHASGWHDQGAGDLRSLHVYFRKFRVPRRADHRVLVLSEYGGYNLRVDGHAFNDEDFGYKRYDSADRLGAAFARLHARQIAPAVPRGLSATVYTQLSDVEDELNGLLTYDREVCKLPEDLVRSVNARLTGAAGGAVTSAGGPPPPTR; via the coding sequence ATGACACTGCTCACCAGGTGGGGCACGACGCTGGACCCGGACGCGGTGCTGCCGGAGTATCCGCGGCCGCAGCTCGTCCGCGGCAGCCACCTCAGCCTCAACGGGCGCTGGGAGTACTCCTTCGACGACACCGCTCCGGAGGGGCCGCGAGAGTACGACGGCGAGATCATCGTCCCGTTCTCGCCCGAGTCGCCGCTGTCGGGGGTCGGCCGGCAACTGCTCCCCCACGAGACGCTCTGGTACCGGCGGGACGTCCGGCTGCCGGAGGGGTTCCACCCCGAAGGGCACCGGGTCCTGCTGCATTTCGGGGCCGTCGACCAGACGTGCCGGGTGACGGTCAACGGCCGGGAGGCGGGCCGGCACGAGGGCGGCTACCTCCCGTTCTCCTTCGACATCACCGACCTCCTGGAGGACGGCGCCGGCAGCCTGGTGGTGGAGGTCGAGGACCCCTCGGACGCCGGTGACCGGGGCTGGGGCAAGCAGAGCCTCAAGCGGGGCGGCATCTGGTACACGGCCCAGTCCGGCATCTGGCAGACGGTGTGGATCGAGTGCGTGCCGGAGGTGCACGTCGAGTGGCTGACGCTCGTCCCGCATCTGGACGACGCGTGCGTCGAGGTCACGGTGCACGCGAGCACCCGCGACGCGGCCCGGATCGAGATCGGCGCCGGCGGCGAGGTCGTCGCCCGCGCCGAGGCGCCGGCGGGCGAACCGGTCCGGATCGACATTCCGGACGTCCGCCCCTGGAGCCCCGAAGACCCCTTCCTCTACGACATCACCGTCGAACTCGGCACCGACCGTGTCGAGAGCTATGTCGGGATGCGGTCGTTCGGCGTCGGCCCGGACGAGGCGGGCGTGCCCCGGCTGCTGCTGAACGGGCGCCCGTACTTCCACGCCGGCGTCCTGGACCAGGGCTACTGGCCGGACGGCATGTACACGGCGCCGTCCGACGAGGCGCTGGTGCACGACATCGCGACGATGAAGCGGCTCGGCTTCACGATGCTCCGCAAGCACATCAAGGTGGAGCCGCTGCGCTGGTACTACCACTGCGACCGGCTCGGCATGCTCGTGTGGCAGGACATGGTGAACGGCGGCGGCCCGTATCGTCCGGAGGTCGTCACGGCTCCGGCCGTGCTGCCGCTGCGCCTCGACGACCGCAGGCACAAGCGTTTCCGGCGCGACGACCCCGGCTCCCGCGCGCGCTTCCGCGAGGAGACGCGGGACACGATCGAGCACCTGCGCAACGTGGTGAGCATCGCCGTCTGGGTCCCGTTCAACGAGGGCTGGGGCCAGTTCGACGCGGCGGACATCGCCGCCGAGGTGCGGGCGCTCGACCCGACGCGGACCATCGACCACGCCAGCGGATGGCACGACCAGGGCGCCGGCGACCTGCGCAGCCTGCACGTGTACTTCCGCAAGTTCCGCGTCCCGCGCCGCGCGGACCACCGCGTGCTCGTCCTGTCCGAATACGGCGGATACAACCTGCGGGTGGACGGCCACGCCTTCAACGACGAGGACTTCGGCTACAAGCGCTACGACTCCGCCGACCGGCTCGGCGCCGCGTTCGCGCGGCTGCACGCGCGGCAGATCGCCCCGGCGGTGCCGCGCGGGCTCAGCGCCACCGTCTACACGCAGCTGTCGGACGTGGAGGACGAGCTGAACGGCCTCCTCACCTACGACCGCGAGGTGTGCAAGCTCCCCGAGGACCTGGTGCGTTCGGTGAACGCGCGCCTGACCGGCGCGGCCGGCGGGGCGGTCACCAGCGCTGGCGGGCCTCCTCCGCCCACCCGGTGA
- a CDS encoding DUF2804 domain-containing protein has product MATHEREITAPVDLCLPDGRLNPDAVGWTRRPLHRANLRGWGRVKRWEYWGIVTPRHIIGLVASSLDYAGVHGVWVLDRETGEETAKDAVVPFARGAVFPDRSGEGEASVRGGGAAVGVRQRPSGSRVRALVPGLVDLDVEVPLPDGHESLGVVIPWGPRRFQYTVKDVGRPVRGRLALPSGEHEIGEGAFAVLDHGRGKWPYRMTWNWAAASGPGLALQFGGKWTDGTGMTENAVFVDGRLHKIGEELAWSYDTSDWTRPWTITGKRVEVEFRPFHEKVARTELGVVGTETHQCFGHFTGRVQADDGAWIGVDGLTGWAEEARQRW; this is encoded by the coding sequence ATGGCGACCCACGAACGCGAGATCACCGCACCCGTCGACCTGTGCCTGCCGGACGGCCGGCTGAACCCCGACGCGGTCGGCTGGACGCGGCGCCCCCTGCACCGCGCGAACCTGCGCGGATGGGGCCGGGTGAAGCGCTGGGAGTACTGGGGGATCGTCACGCCGAGGCACATCATCGGCCTGGTGGCCTCCTCGCTCGACTACGCCGGGGTGCACGGCGTGTGGGTGCTCGACCGCGAGACCGGCGAGGAGACCGCGAAGGACGCGGTGGTGCCGTTCGCGCGCGGCGCCGTGTTCCCCGACCGCAGCGGCGAGGGCGAGGCGTCCGTGCGCGGCGGGGGAGCGGCGGTCGGCGTCCGGCAGCGCCCGTCGGGGTCGCGGGTGCGGGCGCTGGTGCCGGGCCTGGTCGACCTCGACGTCGAGGTCCCGCTGCCGGACGGGCACGAGTCGCTCGGCGTGGTGATCCCGTGGGGGCCGAGGCGCTTCCAGTACACGGTGAAGGACGTCGGGCGGCCCGTGCGGGGGCGGCTCGCGCTGCCGTCGGGGGAGCACGAGATCGGCGAGGGCGCCTTCGCCGTCCTCGACCACGGGCGCGGCAAGTGGCCGTACCGGATGACGTGGAACTGGGCCGCGGCGAGCGGGCCCGGCCTCGCGCTGCAGTTCGGCGGCAAGTGGACCGACGGCACCGGCATGACGGAGAACGCCGTGTTCGTCGACGGCCGGCTCCACAAGATCGGCGAGGAGCTGGCCTGGAGCTACGACACCTCCGACTGGACGCGCCCCTGGACCATCACCGGCAAGCGGGTCGAGGTCGAGTTCCGCCCCTTCCACGAGAAGGTCGCGCGCACCGAGCTCGGCGTCGTCGGCACCGAGACCCACCAGTGCTTCGGCCACTTCACCGGGCGCGTGCAGGCCGACGACGGCGCGTGGATCGGCGTCGACGGCCTCACCGGGTGGGCGGAGGAGGCCCGCCAGCGCTGGTGA
- the hpnC gene encoding squalene synthase HpnC produces the protein MIIEPLWSAAEHDRALDRLAARENFPVAARLLPARHRAGLRAVYGYARLVDDIGDEAPPEQRAKLLDLVDDDLDRVFAGRTPNLPQLRRLAGAVHAHRIPEAPFRDLVRANRQDQVVHRYETFDDLAGYCALSAAPVGRIVLHLFRAHRPALEAASDDVCTALQVVEHCQDAGQDYRDGRIYLPTADLRRFGCAEEDLARETTPTRLRGVLALQAGRAAELLDRGAPPLMAGLTGWARIAVAGYVAGGRAALAALARGRYDVLARQLRPRHAALPAGWARVLRGSVR, from the coding sequence GTGATCATTGAACCGCTCTGGAGCGCCGCGGAGCACGATCGCGCGCTGGACCGGCTCGCGGCCCGGGAGAACTTCCCGGTGGCCGCGCGGCTGCTGCCCGCCCGGCACCGGGCCGGCCTGCGGGCCGTCTACGGTTACGCGCGGCTCGTCGACGACATCGGCGACGAGGCGCCGCCCGAGCAGCGGGCCAAGCTCCTCGACCTCGTGGACGACGACCTGGACCGCGTGTTCGCCGGGCGGACGCCGAACCTGCCGCAGTTAAGGCGGCTGGCGGGGGCGGTGCACGCGCACCGGATCCCGGAGGCGCCGTTCCGCGACCTGGTCCGGGCCAACCGGCAGGACCAGGTCGTCCACCGCTACGAGACGTTCGATGACCTGGCCGGGTACTGCGCGCTGTCGGCCGCGCCGGTGGGCCGCATCGTCCTGCACCTGTTCCGCGCGCACCGGCCGGCGCTGGAGGCGGCGTCCGACGACGTGTGCACCGCGCTGCAGGTCGTCGAGCACTGCCAGGACGCCGGCCAGGACTACCGGGACGGGCGGATCTACCTGCCCACCGCGGACCTGCGCCGCTTCGGCTGCGCCGAGGAGGACCTGGCCCGCGAGACGACGCCGACGCGGCTGCGCGGCGTGCTGGCGCTCCAGGCGGGCCGCGCGGCGGAGCTGCTGGACCGGGGCGCGCCGCCGCTCATGGCGGGCCTGACCGGATGGGCGCGGATCGCGGTCGCCGGCTACGTCGCCGGGGGCCGCGCGGCGCTGGCGGCGCTGGCGCGCGGGCGCTACGACGTCCTCGCCCGGCAGCTGCGCCCGCGGCACGCCGCGCTGCCCGCCGGCTGGGCGCGGGTTCTCAGAGGGAGTGTGCGATGA
- a CDS encoding squalene/phytoene synthase family protein, giving the protein MTVSETCEGSERVVEAYRHCERVVREEARNFSYGIRLMPAPKRRAMSAIYAFARGIDDIGDGPEPACVRLDLLDRSRQRLLTVEEVVRRRADVRALEGHPVLTALADAAGRYPIPLAAFDELIDGCENDVRGADYDTFDDLLRYCQRVAGTVGRLSLGVFGSDGRQRAEGLADSLGVALQLTNILRDLREDRLAGRTYIPKEDLVRFGCTLELDESGAFIDPPWRLNKLVGFQAERARAWYAEGLRLLPLLDRRSAACTAAMAGIYRRLLESIAAHPAIALDRRVSLPTWQKAVVAARALSGVER; this is encoded by the coding sequence ATGACGGTTTCGGAGACGTGCGAGGGTTCCGAGCGGGTGGTGGAGGCCTACCGGCACTGCGAGCGCGTGGTGCGCGAGGAGGCCCGCAACTTCTCCTACGGGATCCGGCTGATGCCCGCGCCGAAGCGGCGCGCGATGAGCGCGATCTACGCGTTCGCGCGCGGCATCGACGACATCGGGGACGGCCCGGAGCCGGCGTGCGTGCGGCTCGACCTGCTGGACCGGTCGCGGCAGCGGCTGCTGACCGTCGAGGAGGTGGTGCGGCGCCGCGCGGACGTCCGGGCGCTGGAGGGGCATCCGGTGCTGACCGCGCTGGCGGACGCGGCGGGCCGCTACCCGATCCCGCTCGCCGCGTTCGACGAGCTGATCGACGGCTGCGAGAACGACGTGCGCGGCGCCGACTACGACACCTTCGACGACCTGCTGCGGTACTGCCAGCGGGTCGCGGGGACGGTCGGGCGGCTGTCGCTCGGGGTGTTCGGGTCGGACGGCCGGCAGCGGGCGGAGGGCCTCGCCGACTCGCTCGGCGTGGCGCTGCAGCTCACCAACATCCTGCGCGACCTGCGCGAGGACCGGCTGGCCGGGCGCACCTACATCCCGAAGGAGGACCTGGTCCGGTTCGGCTGCACGCTGGAGCTGGACGAGTCGGGCGCCTTCATCGACCCGCCGTGGCGGCTGAACAAGCTGGTCGGCTTCCAGGCGGAGCGCGCGCGGGCCTGGTACGCGGAGGGGCTGCGGCTGCTGCCGCTGCTGGACCGGCGCAGCGCCGCGTGCACGGCGGCGATGGCCGGCATCTACCGGCGGCTGCTGGAGAGCATCGCGGCGCACCCGGCGATCGCGCTGGACAGACGGGTCTCGCTGCCGACCTGGCAGAAGGCCGTCGTGGCGGCGCGCGCGCTGTCGGGGGTGGAGCGGTGA